A stretch of Dyella sp. BiH032 DNA encodes these proteins:
- a CDS encoding DEAD/DEAH box helicase, protein MSFESLGLAPTLLRALAEQGYANPTPIQAGAIPLVLEGHDLLAAAQTGTGKTAAFALPLLHKLSTAGATQTRRPRALVLTPTRELAAQVNDNLRDYGRHLRVSSATIFGGVSMGPQMQVLRRGVDVVIATPGRLIDHMQQRTVDLSGVETLVLDEADRMLDMGFLPALKRILGALPKQRQTLLFSATFAPPIKALAMQFMHEPREVSVTPANTVATTVSHHVHPVDAARKRDLLLHLLAQDSRRQTLVFSRTKHGADKLVRYLETAGLRAAAIHGNKSQNARTRALGDFKSGRITVLVATDIAARGIDIDQLPIVINFDLPMVAEDYVHRIGRTGRAGADGLAVSLVSHDESGLLRDIRRLLKQEIAITDVAGFEPSQPLRLDAGAPRPVQGQRQPRAPRPAPSHRPHGHAQQPLAAERSSEGNRQRRRRRRPAAKA, encoded by the coding sequence ATGTCTTTCGAATCGCTGGGCCTCGCGCCCACGTTGCTGCGTGCGCTTGCCGAGCAAGGCTACGCCAATCCCACTCCCATCCAGGCCGGCGCCATCCCGCTGGTACTGGAAGGCCACGACCTGCTGGCCGCCGCGCAGACCGGCACCGGCAAGACCGCCGCCTTCGCGCTGCCCCTGCTGCACAAGCTGTCCACCGCCGGTGCCACGCAGACGCGCCGGCCGCGTGCCCTCGTGCTCACTCCCACCCGCGAACTGGCCGCGCAGGTCAACGACAACCTGCGCGACTATGGCCGCCACCTGCGCGTGAGCAGCGCCACCATCTTCGGCGGCGTGAGCATGGGCCCGCAAATGCAGGTCCTGCGCCGCGGCGTGGACGTGGTGATCGCCACGCCGGGCCGCCTGATCGACCATATGCAGCAGCGCACCGTCGACCTCTCCGGCGTGGAAACGCTGGTACTGGACGAAGCCGACCGCATGCTCGACATGGGGTTCCTTCCCGCCCTCAAGCGCATCCTCGGCGCGTTGCCGAAGCAGCGGCAGACGCTGCTGTTCTCCGCGACCTTCGCACCGCCGATCAAGGCGCTGGCGATGCAGTTCATGCATGAGCCGCGCGAAGTTTCGGTGACCCCGGCGAACACGGTGGCCACCACGGTGAGCCATCACGTGCACCCCGTCGACGCCGCGCGCAAGCGCGACCTGCTGCTGCACCTGCTGGCCCAGGACAGCCGCCGCCAGACCCTGGTGTTCAGCCGCACCAAGCACGGCGCGGACAAGCTGGTGCGCTATCTGGAAACCGCCGGCCTGCGCGCCGCGGCGATCCATGGCAACAAGAGCCAGAACGCCCGTACGCGCGCGCTCGGCGACTTCAAGAGCGGCCGCATCACCGTGCTGGTGGCGACCGATATCGCCGCGCGCGGCATCGATATCGACCAGCTGCCCATCGTCATCAACTTCGACCTGCCGATGGTGGCCGAGGACTACGTGCACCGCATCGGCCGCACCGGCCGCGCGGGCGCCGACGGCCTGGCCGTGTCGCTGGTGAGCCATGACGAGTCGGGCCTGCTGCGCGACATCCGCCGCCTGCTGAAGCAGGAAATCGCGATCACCGACGTCGCCGGCTTCGAACCCTCCCAGCCCTTGCGCCTGGATGCCGGCGCGCCGCGTCCCGTGCAGGGCCAGCGCCAGCCGCGCGCGCCGCGTCCCGCGCCGTCGCATCGCCCGCACGGGCATGCCCAGCAGCCGCTCGCGGCGGAACGCTCCAGCGAAGGGAACCGCCAGCGCCGCCGCCGGCGGCGTCCTGCCGCCAAGGCCTGA
- the rimJ gene encoding ribosomal protein S5-alanine N-acetyltransferase: protein MTVRFATPRTLVRQAVESDAAALWQFRLENREHLAPWEPLREERYYTLGHCAQTIADWREAIRLDRGYPFLVLDPEEREVIGSFNLANVVRGVFQACHLGYAIAQRRQGQGLMHEALERGLEWAFGPLGLHRVMANYMPRNERSGKLLERLGFEREGYAKRYLCIAGVWEDHVLTARIHPKG, encoded by the coding sequence ATGACGGTGCGGTTCGCCACGCCGCGCACGCTGGTCCGGCAAGCTGTCGAATCCGATGCGGCCGCGCTGTGGCAATTCCGGCTGGAAAACCGCGAGCACCTCGCGCCGTGGGAACCGTTGCGCGAGGAGCGTTACTACACGCTGGGACATTGCGCGCAGACCATCGCGGACTGGCGCGAAGCCATCCGCCTCGATCGCGGTTATCCCTTCCTCGTGCTCGATCCGGAGGAGCGCGAGGTGATCGGCAGCTTCAACCTGGCGAATGTCGTGCGCGGCGTGTTCCAGGCCTGCCATCTCGGCTACGCGATCGCGCAGCGCAGACAGGGGCAAGGCCTCATGCACGAAGCGCTGGAAAGGGGGTTGGAGTGGGCTTTCGGCCCGCTCGGGCTGCACCGCGTGATGGCCAACTACATGCCGCGCAACGAGCGCAGCGGAAAGCTGCTGGAACGCTTGGGCTTCGAGCGCGAGGGCTATGCGAAGCGCTATCTGTGCATTGCCGGTGTGTGGGAAGACCACGTGCTGACGGCGCGCATCCACCCGAAAGGTTAA
- the fghA gene encoding S-formylglutathione hydrolase, with the protein MSDIEIVAEQRCFGGVQGFYRHASSACGGPMRVAVYQPPQAASQACPVVYFLAGLTSTEETATIKAGAQRIAAELGLVLVMPDTSPRDTGIDGATGDWEFGEGAGFYVDATAAPWSARFRMHSYVADELPALLARHFPVDITRSGITGHSMGGHGALTIALKHPERYRSASAFAPIVAPTQVPWGRKALPRYLGEDPTAWAAYDACELVRERAFDGEILIDQGESDKFLAEQLRPELFDQACAESGQALRLRRHAGYDHSYYFIASFIEDHLRHHAQALYA; encoded by the coding sequence ATGTCCGATATCGAGATCGTCGCCGAGCAGCGCTGCTTCGGTGGCGTGCAGGGGTTCTACCGCCATGCCTCGTCCGCCTGCGGCGGGCCCATGCGCGTGGCGGTGTACCAGCCGCCGCAGGCCGCGTCGCAGGCATGCCCTGTGGTGTATTTCCTGGCCGGGCTTACCTCCACCGAAGAGACCGCGACGATCAAAGCCGGCGCGCAGCGCATCGCGGCCGAACTGGGGTTGGTGCTGGTGATGCCCGATACCAGCCCGCGCGACACCGGCATCGATGGCGCCACCGGCGACTGGGAATTCGGCGAAGGCGCGGGCTTCTATGTGGACGCGACCGCCGCGCCGTGGTCCGCGCGCTTCCGCATGCATAGCTACGTGGCGGATGAGCTGCCCGCCCTGCTGGCGCGCCACTTTCCGGTGGACATCACGCGCAGCGGGATCACCGGCCATTCGATGGGCGGCCATGGCGCGCTGACCATCGCGCTCAAGCATCCGGAGCGTTACCGCTCCGCGTCCGCCTTCGCGCCGATCGTAGCACCGACACAGGTGCCGTGGGGACGCAAGGCGCTGCCTCGCTACCTGGGCGAGGATCCGACCGCGTGGGCCGCCTACGATGCCTGTGAGCTGGTGCGCGAGCGTGCGTTCGACGGCGAGATCCTGATCGACCAGGGCGAGTCCGACAAATTCCTGGCGGAGCAGCTGCGGCCGGAACTGTTCGACCAGGCCTGCGCCGAATCCGGCCAGGCGTTGCGGCTGCGCCGCCATGCCGGCTACGACCACAGTTACTACTTCATCGCCAGCTTCATCGAGGACCACCTGCGCCACCATGCGCAGGCCTTGTACGCATGA
- a CDS encoding SDR family NAD(P)-dependent oxidoreductase — MQKRLQGRVALVTGASSGIGEATAMALAEAGARVAIAARRRERLDALAARLAGLGAEPLVLQADLQSTTEAQRVVRETEAHYGRLDVLVNNAGVMYLEPVEDADLGRWERMLQLNLMSLIAATQAALPGMRGRRDGHVVNISSTAGRIANPNAAAYAATKFGVGAFSEALRREVCQHNIRVSVIEPGVVETELRDHIGHASTRQAINAWADSMRQLQAEDVAEAIVFCVTRPAHVNVNELLMRPTDQER; from the coding sequence ATGCAGAAGCGTTTGCAGGGGCGCGTCGCCCTGGTCACCGGCGCATCCTCGGGCATCGGCGAAGCCACCGCGATGGCCCTGGCGGAGGCCGGAGCGCGGGTGGCCATCGCCGCCCGGCGGCGGGAACGGCTGGATGCGCTGGCCGCACGCCTGGCCGGCCTGGGCGCGGAGCCGCTGGTGCTCCAGGCCGACCTGCAGTCGACTACCGAGGCCCAGCGCGTGGTGCGGGAGACCGAGGCGCATTACGGCCGGCTCGACGTCCTGGTGAACAACGCCGGCGTGATGTACCTGGAGCCGGTCGAGGACGCCGACCTGGGGCGCTGGGAGCGCATGCTCCAGCTCAATCTAATGAGCCTGATCGCCGCCACCCAGGCCGCGCTGCCGGGCATGCGCGGGCGCCGCGACGGGCATGTGGTGAACATCTCGTCCACGGCGGGACGCATCGCCAACCCCAACGCCGCGGCGTACGCGGCCACCAAGTTCGGCGTCGGCGCTTTTTCCGAGGCGTTGCGGCGCGAGGTCTGCCAGCACAACATCCGCGTGAGCGTGATCGAGCCGGGCGTGGTGGAAACCGAACTGCGCGACCACATCGGCCACGCCTCGACGCGGCAGGCCATCAACGCATGGGCCGACAGCATGCGTCAGCTGCAGGCGGAGGACGTGGCCGAGGCCATCGTGTTCTGCGTGACGCGGCCGGCGCACGTCAATGTCAACGAACTGCTGATGCGTCCCACGGACCAGGAACGCTGA
- a CDS encoding DEAD/DEAH box helicase, which translates to MSSPSSESQPVAAGFVALALKPEVLQALSDVGYESPSPIQAATIPPLLEGRDVLGQAQTGTGKTAAFALPILSRIELKPGKPQALVLAPTRELAIQVAEAFQRYAAHMPGLQVLPIYGGQSYGPQLHALKRGVHIVVGTPGRVIDHLERGTLDLSELKFLVLDEADEMLRMGFIDDVEKVLQATPPSRQVALFSATMPAPIRKIAQHHLKDPVEVTIKSSTTTAANIRQRYWFVSGLHKLDAMTRILEAEPFDAMIIFARTKQATEELAEKLQARGLAAAAINGDIAQAQRERVIQQLKDGKLDILVATDVAARGLDVERISHVMNYDIPYDTESYVHRIGRTGRAGRSGEAILFVTPREKGMLRAIERATRQPIEEMKLPTVEAVNDVRIARFKQRISDTLAVGELALFQQLIEQYEQEHNIPAIEIAAALARIAQGDQPLLLTPPPKREFVPRERDERRGGERDGHHERGERAPREHRPRDGAPREFGTRPVRPHQTEEGKRTYRIEVGHEHGVKPGNIIGAIANEAGLDSQHIGRLSIRGEYSLVDLPDGMPKEVFEHLKKVWVAQQQLRIREWDGDDSGAGEAPPKRGGYRPGGFKGHGKKPHGGKPFKKR; encoded by the coding sequence ATGTCCTCCCCGTCCTCCGAATCCCAGCCGGTGGCCGCCGGCTTCGTTGCGCTCGCGCTCAAGCCGGAAGTGCTGCAAGCGCTCTCCGACGTCGGCTACGAGTCGCCGTCGCCGATCCAGGCCGCCACCATCCCCCCGCTGCTCGAGGGCCGCGACGTCCTCGGCCAGGCGCAGACCGGCACCGGCAAGACCGCCGCGTTCGCCCTGCCGATCCTGTCGCGCATCGAACTGAAGCCCGGCAAGCCGCAGGCGCTGGTGCTGGCGCCCACGCGCGAACTGGCCATCCAGGTGGCCGAAGCCTTCCAGCGCTACGCGGCGCACATGCCCGGCCTGCAGGTACTGCCGATCTACGGCGGCCAGAGCTACGGCCCGCAGCTGCACGCGCTCAAGCGCGGCGTGCATATCGTGGTGGGCACGCCCGGCCGCGTGATCGACCATCTCGAGCGCGGCACGCTCGATCTGTCCGAACTGAAATTCCTGGTCCTGGACGAAGCCGACGAAATGCTGCGCATGGGCTTCATCGACGACGTCGAGAAGGTGTTGCAGGCCACTCCGCCGTCGCGCCAGGTGGCGCTGTTCTCGGCCACCATGCCGGCGCCGATCCGCAAGATCGCGCAGCATCACTTGAAGGATCCGGTCGAGGTGACGATCAAGTCGTCCACCACCACGGCCGCTAACATCCGCCAGCGTTACTGGTTCGTCAGCGGCCTGCACAAGCTGGACGCGATGACGCGCATCCTCGAAGCCGAGCCGTTCGACGCGATGATCATCTTCGCGCGCACCAAGCAGGCCACCGAGGAGCTGGCCGAGAAACTGCAGGCGCGCGGCCTGGCCGCCGCCGCGATCAACGGCGACATCGCCCAGGCCCAGCGCGAGCGCGTGATCCAGCAGTTGAAGGACGGCAAGCTGGATATCCTGGTCGCCACCGACGTGGCCGCGCGCGGCCTGGACGTGGAGCGCATCAGCCACGTGATGAACTACGACATCCCGTACGACACCGAGAGCTACGTGCACCGCATCGGCCGTACCGGCCGCGCGGGGCGCAGCGGCGAGGCGATCCTGTTCGTCACCCCGCGCGAAAAGGGCATGCTGCGCGCGATCGAGCGCGCCACGCGCCAGCCGATCGAAGAAATGAAGCTGCCCACCGTCGAGGCGGTGAACGACGTGCGCATCGCGCGCTTCAAGCAGCGCATCAGCGACACCCTGGCCGTCGGCGAGCTGGCGCTGTTCCAGCAACTGATCGAACAGTACGAGCAGGAGCACAACATCCCGGCGATCGAGATCGCCGCCGCGCTCGCGCGCATCGCCCAGGGCGACCAGCCGCTGCTGCTGACCCCTCCGCCCAAGCGCGAGTTCGTGCCCCGCGAGCGCGACGAGCGTCGCGGCGGCGAGCGCGATGGCCATCATGAACGCGGGGAACGCGCTCCGCGCGAACACAGGCCGCGCGACGGCGCGCCGCGCGAGTTCGGTACGCGCCCGGTGCGGCCGCACCAGACCGAGGAAGGCAAGCGCACCTACCGCATCGAAGTCGGCCATGAGCATGGCGTAAAGCCCGGCAACATCATCGGTGCGATCGCCAACGAAGCCGGACTGGACAGTCAGCACATCGGCCGCCTCAGCATCCGTGGCGAGTACAGCCTGGTCGATCTGCCCGACGGCATGCCCAAGGAAGTGTTCGAGCACCTGAAGAAGGTCTGGGTGGCCCAGCAGCAGCTGCGCATCCGCGAATGGGACGGCGACGACAGCGGTGCCGGCGAGGCGCCGCCGAAGCGCGGCGGCTATCGTCCTGGCGGCTTCAAAGGCCATGGCAAGAAACCGCACGGCGGCAAGCCGTTCAAGAAACGCTGA
- a CDS encoding class III extradiol ring-cleavage dioxygenase, which produces MTALPSLYISHGSPMTALHPGQVGERLAELARDLPRPRAIVIASAHWLAKQPAVGGAARPETVHDFYGFPRELFEIRYPAPGEPALAARIVELLDRAGLPTMLDPRQGLDHGAWVPLRLLYPAADIPVVPLSIQPMLGPRHQYDVGRALAPLRNEGVLVIGSGSITHNLHDFRAGFSEEREAPYVRPFIGWIEQKLAANDVDALLDYRRQAPFAERAHPTDEHLLPLFVALGAAGEPARAERIDAGVDLGFLAMDIYRFDGTPSAR; this is translated from the coding sequence ATGACCGCCCTGCCCAGCCTGTACATTTCCCACGGTTCACCGATGACCGCCTTGCACCCGGGCCAGGTCGGCGAACGCCTGGCCGAGCTGGCGCGGGACCTGCCGCGCCCTCGCGCCATCGTGATCGCCTCCGCGCACTGGCTGGCGAAGCAGCCCGCGGTGGGTGGCGCGGCCCGCCCCGAGACCGTGCACGACTTCTACGGTTTTCCGCGCGAACTGTTCGAGATCCGCTACCCGGCCCCCGGTGAGCCGGCGCTCGCGGCCCGGATAGTCGAACTGCTCGACCGCGCTGGCCTTCCGACCATGCTCGATCCGCGCCAGGGCCTGGACCATGGCGCCTGGGTGCCGCTGCGCCTGTTGTATCCCGCGGCGGACATTCCCGTGGTGCCGCTCTCCATCCAGCCCATGCTCGGCCCGCGCCACCAGTACGACGTCGGGCGCGCACTCGCCCCGTTGCGCAACGAAGGCGTGCTGGTGATCGGTTCGGGCAGCATCACCCACAACCTGCACGACTTCCGCGCCGGCTTCAGCGAGGAACGCGAGGCGCCCTACGTACGGCCCTTCATCGGCTGGATCGAACAGAAGCTCGCCGCCAACGATGTGGATGCCCTGCTCGATTACCGCCGCCAGGCGCCTTTCGCCGAACGCGCGCATCCCACCGACGAACATCTGCTGCCGCTGTTCGTCGCGCTGGGCGCGGCCGGCGAACCGGCCCGCGCCGAACGCATCGACGCGGGTGTCGACCTGGGCTTCCTCGCCATGGACATTTACCGCTTCGACGGCACGCCTAGCGCACGATGA